Part of the Sodalinema gerasimenkoae IPPAS B-353 genome is shown below.
AAGATCGCCATCTGATTAATTCGCCGATGGTGGCAACCTACGATCGCGCCCCCGCCATGTCTGCCGAGGAGGTGACTGATGTGGCCGTCGAGGCGATCGCGCAACGGGTCTATTCCCTGGTGGTGATTAACTATGCCAACCCGGATATGGTGGGCCATACGGGGATGATGGATGCCTCCGTTGAAGCCATCACCACCGTGGATCGCTGTTTGGGCCGCCTCATTGATAGTATTGGTAAGGTGGGGGGAACGGCTCTGATTACGGCGGACCATGGGAATGCTGAATATATGAAGGATGAAAAGGGCAATCCTTGGACTGCTCACACCACCAACCCGGTTCCCTTTATTCTGATTGAAGGGGAAGGGGCTAAGGTTCCCGGTTATGGGGGCGAGGTGGTGTTGCGAGAGGATGGCCGTTTGGCAGACATCGCTCCGACGATTCTTCAGATTCTCGGGTTACCCCAACCGCCAGAAATGACGGGACGCTCGATGCTGGTTCCCGCCAGTTATGAGGTACATCCTAACCGAACCCCGATTGCGGTTCGCGTTTAGTCTCCCCTCTGGTTCTCTTTGCTGTCTGTGACCTTTTTTGTGATCTTTTTTGTGACCTTATGACAACTGCAACGATTGTTCAATTGGTTTGGGTGATTTCGGCGGTGAGCCTGATTGTGGTGGTCCTCCTCCATTCTCCGAAGGGCGATGGAATTGGCGGCATTGGCGGTCAAGCTCAACTGTTTACCAGTGCCAAGAGTGCTGAAACCACGCTCAATCGCATTACCTGGACCCTGACGATTTTATTTATGGGCTGCACGGTGGTCTTAAGTGCGGGCTGGGTGTAAGCGTTGGCGACGGCAAGGGGGGATGGCGTTGGCGATCGCCCTTGTTTGGCTGATTGCCCTTCTGCAACCACTGAATGCGACTGATGATGTGGGGGGGGAGGGGGTTCTGCTGGAGGATTTGCCCTATCGCTCCCACCCTCTGCCTGCGTCCTTGCGGGCGATCGCCCCGGAGGAGGAGCATTATGGCGATCGCTTAGAAGAGACGGGAGTTGGGGCCTTAGTTTGGTCAGAGTTTCCGGTTCGCGTCTATCTCGATGGCTCTCCCTCTGAGTCTTGGCGGGAGGCCATGACTGAGGTGATTGAGGAGTGGGGAGAGTATTTACCTCTAGAGATGGCTGACGAGTCTGAGTCAGCGGATATTGTGGTTTGGCAGCGTCGTCCACCACCGCGACGGGTGGGGGGGGATTTTCGGGCGGCGGCGGCCCGAGTAAGTTATGACCTGTATTGGCGGGAACAGCAGTTAGTCCATTGCTTTGAGATTCTCCTCAGTCCCACTCAGAGAACCGAGGTGGCTCAGTCGGCTTTGCGTCATGAGTTGGGTCATGCGTTGGGAATTTGGGGCCATAGCGATCGCCCTACGGATGTGATGTATTACTCCCAGGTGCGTCGTCCTCCCCATCTCTCCCCACGAGATGTGAGGACACTCAGGTATGTCTATGAACAGCCGACTCGTTTGGGATGGTCGTGGGCAACCGAACATGAAACTCACTCCCCACGCCGGATTGGGAACTAAAGCCTAGTTCCCCGCCATGATTTTGAGTGACAATTTGATAGCTTGTGGGTAAGCCCATGCCCGTTCCCTGACCAATGGGTTTAGTCGTAAAGAAGGGATTAAAGAGCCTAGATTGTTCATGGGCGGTCATCCCTTTCCCATTGTCGGCGATCGTGATTAAAACCTCTGTCGTTGAGGTCATGGTGGTGGTAATAGTAATGACACCCTGATACTCGGGTGATACCCTCTGGCGTTGTTTGATTTCGATTGCATCAATAGCATTGGATAATAAGTTGATAAACACTTGATTTAATAGGCTGATATAACAGGTAATCGGGGGCAAGTTTCCATATTGTTTAATAACCCGAATTTCTGGAGTACCGCCACGACCATTGAGGCGATTTTGTAGCAAAACTAAGGTGCTTTCAAGATTCAGATGAAGGTCAACCGCTTTACAGTCTGCTTCATCGAGGCGGGAGAACGTCCGTAGGGACGTAACAATATCTCGGATTCGCGAGGCTCCCATTTTCATAGACTGAATTATTTTCGGGAAGTCTTCCACGAGAAAATCCAAATCAATGGTGTCCGATAACCGTTGAATGTCTGGTATCTCTTCCTGAGAATGGGTTTGATAGAGTTTAATTAACGCTAGCAAGTCTTGAGCATAATTCGATGCTGGCTCTAAATTTCCATAGATAAAGCTGATGGGATTATTGATTTCATGGGCAATTCCGGCCACAAGCTGCCCGAGGCTGGACATTTTTTCGGCTTGAACTAACTGAAGTTGTGCTTCTTGCAACTCTCGGTAGGCCTGTTGGAGTTCTCGGCTTTTTGCTTCTGAGTTTTTAAGGAGCTGCTGTAGCTGTGCTTCAGCCTGTTTGCGTTCAGTAATATCTATAATTATTGACCACACATAATCTTGAGCATTTCCGACCTGTGCGCCAGTAATTTCCACGGGAACCCGATGACCGTCTTTATGGATATATTCCTTCTGATAGGGGCCATAACGACCTTTTTTTTGAAGTTCTCGAAGTTTTTGAGCTTCAAAGTCTTCATGGTTGGGTGGGGTTAAATCTCTCAGATGCAATGCGTTAAGTTCTGATAGTGAATAGCCAACCATCTTACAAAAGGTAGCATTGGCTTCTATGAACTTGCCATCGATTTGATTAAACGTAATGCCTAGGGGAGAAAGCTCAAACAGCGATCGCAGTTTTTCTTCACTGGCTCGTAGTGCTTCTTCTGTATGGCGATCAGTGATATCAATGATAATGCCAAATACGCGAATGGCTTTCTGATTCTGCCATTCGGTTTCGATGCGTATATTGATATAACGAGTCTCATGATTTGGCAGGTTAAAATGACTATCAAAATTTTGTGAGATACCCTCTTTCGCCTTAGTGACATGCTCTAAAACAAGAGAACGCTGCTCCGGGTCATAAACTTTCAAGTGTTCTTCAAAACTAGGCTCTCCCATGTCAGGTGTCATGCCAAAAATATAAAATACTTCATCTGACCAGGTTAAGGTTTCTGTGGCGACATCAAATGACCAATACCCTAAATGGGCAACTTCCTGGGCTTTTTGAAGTTGTTGAGTGACCCGGCGTAGCGCTAATTCATTGGTTTTGCGTTCATCAATATCTTGATAAATGCCAAGAAAGCGAATGGGTTGACCTTGTTCGTTATAGTCAACAATTTGTCCTCGATCCAATGTCCACTTATAGGAGCCATCTTTGCAACGGGTGCGATGTTCACTCTGGTAGGTGCTGGTGATTCCCTGAAAATGCTCGTCAAGCTTTTGATTGATGTAGGGTAAATCATCGGGGTGTAAGCGGCTTTCCCATTCCTCAATATGATTTTTGAGTTCATAGGCTTCATACCCTAGCATCGCTTTCATGAGAGGATCA
Proteins encoded:
- the secG gene encoding preprotein translocase subunit SecG; amino-acid sequence: MTTATIVQLVWVISAVSLIVVVLLHSPKGDGIGGIGGQAQLFTSAKSAETTLNRITWTLTILFMGCTVVLSAGWV
- a CDS encoding peptidase; amino-acid sequence: MRAGCKRWRRQGGMALAIALVWLIALLQPLNATDDVGGEGVLLEDLPYRSHPLPASLRAIAPEEEHYGDRLEETGVGALVWSEFPVRVYLDGSPSESWREAMTEVIEEWGEYLPLEMADESESADIVVWQRRPPPRRVGGDFRAAAARVSYDLYWREQQLVHCFEILLSPTQRTEVAQSALRHELGHALGIWGHSDRPTDVMYYSQVRRPPHLSPRDVRTLRYVYEQPTRLGWSWATEHETHSPRRIGN
- a CDS encoding PAS domain S-box protein, translating into MSHSPQSFNPQRPDAFDALFAVTSDGLLLFDPDGFCQAANPAACDLFQMSSDQLIGCHRRDILTSRSDRGCAEVPGLLGDSGEGWLPRDNGTHCYIDYRTCCNFLDQYDLLILRDITLQKQASQPILSASAENLKSLFERSPFGIILNAMDGQFVEANPAVLTLTGYSLEELKALTYWDLTPEDYADDEAQQLDSLQTRGHYGPYRKEYIHKQGHRIPIEITGVLITGTDGQPYIWSMITNISQRLEAERALEESHIRWQLALEAANIGTWDWNPQTGEITFDPLMKAMLGYEAYELKNHIEEWESRLHPDDLPYINQKLDEHFQGITSTYQSEHRTRCKDGSYKWTLDRGQIVDYNEQGQPIRFLGIYQDIDERKTNELALRRVTQQLQKAQEVAHLGYWSFDVATETLTWSDEVFYIFGMTPDMGEPSFEEHLKVYDPEQRSLVLEHVTKAKEGISQNFDSHFNLPNHETRYINIRIETEWQNQKAIRVFGIIIDITDRHTEEALRASEEKLRSLFELSPLGITFNQIDGKFIEANATFCKMVGYSLSELNALHLRDLTPPNHEDFEAQKLRELQKKGRYGPYQKEYIHKDGHRVPVEITGAQVGNAQDYVWSIIIDITERKQAEAQLQQLLKNSEAKSRELQQAYRELQEAQLQLVQAEKMSSLGQLVAGIAHEINNPISFIYGNLEPASNYAQDLLALIKLYQTHSQEEIPDIQRLSDTIDLDFLVEDFPKIIQSMKMGASRIRDIVTSLRTFSRLDEADCKAVDLHLNLESTLVLLQNRLNGRGGTPEIRVIKQYGNLPPITCYISLLNQVFINLLSNAIDAIEIKQRQRVSPEYQGVITITTTMTSTTEVLITIADNGKGMTAHEQSRLFNPFFTTKPIGQGTGMGLPTSYQIVTQNHGGELGFSSQSGVGSEFHVRLPTTIPNESAVHRHT